The Nocardioides conyzicola genome has a segment encoding these proteins:
- a CDS encoding zinc-dependent alcohol dehydrogenase encodes MMLALEMFRSVPRTVAGRAVGGRMPGILSGFAAPLRLMTIDEPKVDRPGWARLKTRLSGICGSDLGMLSGKTSLYFSAVVSLPFVPGHEVVAELLDDCEDLPAGTRVVVDPVLTCAARGVEPCEACVTGATNRCSRITVGHLSPGLQTGFCKDTGGGWGQQLTAHRSQLHPVPEGFSDEQAILIEPLACAVHTALRAGVVTNDRVLVSGAGSVGLFATLALRQLTDAGEIIVVAKHKHQKELAREFGATEVVAPGEVLRRVRRSTGAFQLQPEFSAPYLLGGVDVAVDAVGSKQSLETSLNATRAGGRVVLSGMPAAADLSAAWFRELEVVGTYASSQHEESFRIATELAATDAVQQLAKNVATYPLHRWREALDHAHSAGRLGTVKVAFDPRSTR; translated from the coding sequence ATGATGCTCGCGCTGGAGATGTTCCGGTCGGTGCCGCGCACCGTGGCCGGTCGCGCCGTCGGCGGACGGATGCCCGGCATCCTGTCCGGCTTCGCCGCCCCGTTGCGGCTGATGACGATCGACGAGCCCAAGGTCGACCGGCCCGGCTGGGCCCGGCTCAAGACCCGGCTGTCCGGGATCTGCGGGTCCGACCTGGGCATGCTGTCCGGCAAGACCAGCCTCTACTTCTCGGCCGTGGTCTCGCTGCCGTTCGTGCCCGGCCACGAGGTCGTCGCCGAGCTGCTCGACGACTGCGAGGACCTGCCGGCGGGCACCCGGGTCGTCGTCGACCCGGTGCTGACCTGCGCGGCGCGCGGCGTCGAGCCGTGCGAGGCGTGCGTCACCGGCGCGACCAACCGCTGCTCGCGGATCACCGTCGGCCACCTGTCGCCCGGGCTGCAGACCGGCTTCTGCAAGGACACCGGCGGCGGGTGGGGCCAGCAGCTCACGGCGCACCGCAGCCAGCTGCACCCGGTGCCCGAGGGCTTCTCCGACGAGCAGGCGATCCTGATCGAGCCGCTGGCCTGTGCGGTGCACACCGCGCTGCGGGCCGGCGTCGTCACCAACGACCGCGTGCTGGTCAGCGGCGCCGGGTCGGTGGGGCTCTTCGCCACCCTCGCGCTGCGCCAGCTCACCGACGCCGGCGAGATCATCGTGGTCGCCAAGCACAAGCACCAGAAGGAGCTCGCGCGCGAGTTCGGCGCGACCGAGGTGGTGGCGCCGGGCGAGGTCCTGCGCCGGGTCCGCCGCTCGACGGGTGCCTTCCAGCTCCAGCCGGAGTTCTCCGCGCCGTACCTCCTCGGCGGCGTGGACGTCGCCGTCGACGCCGTCGGCAGCAAGCAGTCGCTCGAGACGTCGCTCAACGCCACCCGCGCGGGTGGCCGCGTGGTGCTCTCGGGTATGCCGGCCGCGGCCGACCTCTCGGCCGCGTGGTTCCGGGAGCTCGAGGTCGTCGGCACCTACGCGTCGTCCCAGCACGAGGAGTCCTTCCGGATCGCGACCGAGCTCGCGGCCACGGACGCCGTCCAGCAGCTCGCCAAGAACGTCGCGACCTATCCGCTGCACCGCTGGCGGGAAGCGCTCGACCATGCCCACTCGGCCGGCCGTCTCGGCACGGTCAAGGTGGCCTTCGACCCCAGGAGCACAAGATGA
- a CDS encoding lactate racemase domain-containing protein, giving the protein MSRPGFVLDVDDRTPPLLVHEGLGFRLESFPLGTRVIYPPESLPAVPDVDQAIVDALLHPQDMDPLPELLFAGMKLTIAFDDISLPLPTMRPPDIRGRIIEHVLTMAADAGVDDVELIAANALHRRMTAAELKHIVGERVFRSFYPQGKLYNFDAEDRDNLSHLGTTDKGEDIEISKRAAESDLLIYVNVNLVAMDGGHKSVGIGLASYKSLRHHHNAKTMVQSRSFMDHKHSAMHHSAWRIGRVIKDTVKVFQIETTLNNDIFPKPYDFLQKREWEWSLKDQASMLAMKRGISIAPPKLKHKMFHDLRSVYGLTGVNAGEVEAVHTKTLEKVHQQHLVEVQGQSDVLVMGIPYVGPYNVNSSLNPILATCMGLGYYFNSYIGQPVVRKGGAVILYHPLNEGFNQLHHPSYVDFYEEVLAESTDPAVVGEKYEQQFAEDPWYKHLYRTSHAYHGVHPFYMWYWAAHAMDHVDEVIWVGADRKVAARLGFRAATTLADALEMASGTVGSSPSITYLHNPPHLLAHVK; this is encoded by the coding sequence ATGAGTCGCCCCGGTTTCGTCCTCGACGTCGACGACCGCACCCCACCCCTGCTCGTCCACGAGGGCCTCGGCTTCCGGCTGGAGAGCTTCCCGCTCGGCACCCGCGTCATCTACCCGCCCGAGTCGCTGCCGGCCGTGCCGGACGTCGACCAGGCCATCGTGGACGCGCTGCTGCACCCGCAGGACATGGACCCGCTGCCGGAGCTGCTGTTCGCGGGGATGAAGCTGACGATCGCGTTCGACGACATCTCGCTGCCGCTCCCGACGATGCGCCCGCCGGACATCCGGGGCCGGATCATCGAGCACGTCCTGACGATGGCGGCCGACGCCGGGGTCGACGACGTCGAGCTGATCGCGGCCAACGCGCTGCACCGCCGGATGACGGCCGCCGAGCTCAAGCACATCGTGGGGGAGCGGGTCTTCCGGTCGTTCTACCCGCAGGGCAAGCTCTACAACTTCGACGCGGAGGACCGCGACAACCTCTCCCACCTCGGCACCACCGACAAGGGCGAGGACATCGAGATCAGCAAGCGGGCCGCGGAGTCCGACCTGCTGATCTACGTCAACGTCAACCTCGTGGCGATGGACGGCGGCCACAAGTCGGTCGGCATCGGGCTGGCGTCGTACAAGTCCCTGCGCCACCACCACAACGCCAAGACGATGGTGCAGTCGCGGTCGTTCATGGACCACAAGCACTCCGCCATGCACCACTCCGCGTGGCGGATCGGTCGGGTCATCAAGGACACCGTCAAGGTCTTCCAGATCGAGACGACGCTCAACAACGACATCTTCCCGAAGCCCTACGACTTCCTGCAGAAGCGTGAGTGGGAGTGGTCGCTCAAGGACCAGGCCTCGATGCTCGCGATGAAGCGCGGGATCTCGATCGCACCGCCCAAGCTCAAGCACAAGATGTTCCACGACCTGCGGTCGGTCTACGGCCTGACCGGCGTCAACGCCGGCGAGGTCGAGGCGGTGCACACCAAGACGCTGGAGAAGGTGCACCAGCAGCACCTGGTCGAGGTGCAGGGCCAGTCCGACGTGCTCGTGATGGGGATCCCGTACGTCGGGCCCTACAACGTGAACTCGTCGCTCAACCCGATCCTGGCCACCTGCATGGGCCTCGGCTACTACTTCAACTCCTACATCGGCCAGCCCGTCGTCCGGAAGGGCGGCGCGGTGATCCTCTATCACCCGCTCAACGAGGGCTTCAACCAGCTGCACCACCCGTCGTACGTCGACTTCTACGAGGAGGTCCTCGCGGAGTCGACCGACCCGGCGGTGGTGGGGGAGAAGTACGAGCAGCAGTTCGCCGAGGACCCCTGGTACAAGCACCTCTACCGGACCTCGCACGCCTACCACGGCGTCCACCCGTTCTACATGTGGTACTGGGCGGCGCACGCGATGGATCACGTCGACGAGGTCATCTGGGTCGGCGCCGACCGCAAGGTCGCCGCGCGGCTCGGCTTCCGGGCCGCGACGACGCTCGCGGACGCGCTGGAGATGGCATCCGGGACCGTCGGCAGCAGCCCGTCGATCACCTACCTCCACAACCCGCCGCACCTGCTGGCGCACGTGAAATGA
- a CDS encoding DUF3052 domain-containing protein produces MSSTPGGGTTQTDSESTPAGRLGFKPGLVVQELGWDTDADDVLRVSIEDTIDADLVDADYGNVVDAVLLWWRDEDGDLVDGLVDALTDLVGGGAIWLLTPKVGRPNAVDPADIAEAAPIAGLSQTTTAAVSKEWSATRLVAPKTPA; encoded by the coding sequence TTGAGCTCGACCCCGGGTGGTGGGACCACCCAAACTGACTCTGAGTCCACTCCAGCCGGCCGGCTCGGCTTCAAGCCGGGCCTGGTAGTGCAGGAGCTGGGATGGGACACCGACGCCGACGACGTGCTCCGGGTGTCGATCGAGGACACCATCGACGCCGACCTGGTCGACGCCGACTACGGCAACGTCGTGGACGCCGTGCTGCTGTGGTGGCGCGACGAGGACGGTGACCTGGTCGACGGGCTCGTCGACGCCTTGACGGACCTGGTCGGCGGTGGCGCCATCTGGCTGCTGACGCCGAAGGTCGGCCGCCCCAACGCCGTCGACCCGGCCGACATCGCCGAGGCCGCGCCGATCGCCGGTCTCTCCCAGACCACGACCGCTGCCGTCAGCAAGGAGTGGTCGGCGACCCGACTGGTCGCGCCGAAGACCCCGGCGTAG
- a CDS encoding lysophospholipid acyltransferase family protein: MTGVVRGGIADVKQVARGWRWGRRSQVPRSAEEFVPPAKSTVFPSDWSRRRPAIAAREVAQKGALQPLFRSVSRTQVEGLDVLDRIDGPVIFVANHASHLDTPLILLSLPDEWRRRTAVAAAADYFFDTWWRAVGSSLFFNTFPIDRRGGTMAATPGEVLADGWSLVIFPEGTRSTDGWMGKFRMGAAFLAKEHGVPVVPVAHRGTYAAMPRGQGWPSPGRRQLTIRFGEPLVAGEDESVREFAPRIKDAVAALLDEDRSTWWEARKRVAAGAVPDPSGPQVAQWRRVWEQTESPVAEAPTRRLAAWRR, encoded by the coding sequence ATGACGGGCGTCGTCAGGGGCGGCATCGCCGACGTCAAGCAGGTCGCACGCGGCTGGCGCTGGGGCCGGCGCTCGCAGGTGCCGCGCTCCGCGGAGGAGTTCGTGCCGCCCGCGAAGTCGACGGTCTTCCCGAGCGACTGGTCCCGTCGACGCCCCGCGATCGCCGCGCGGGAGGTCGCGCAGAAGGGTGCTCTCCAGCCGCTCTTCCGCTCCGTGAGCCGCACCCAGGTCGAGGGGCTCGACGTCCTCGACCGCATCGACGGCCCGGTCATCTTCGTGGCCAACCACGCCTCCCACCTCGACACCCCGCTGATCCTGCTGTCGCTGCCCGACGAGTGGCGACGGCGTACGGCGGTGGCGGCCGCGGCCGACTACTTCTTCGACACCTGGTGGCGCGCGGTCGGGTCGTCGCTGTTCTTCAACACGTTCCCGATCGACCGCCGCGGCGGCACCATGGCCGCCACGCCGGGCGAGGTGCTGGCCGACGGCTGGAGCCTGGTGATCTTCCCGGAGGGCACCCGCTCGACCGACGGCTGGATGGGCAAGTTCCGGATGGGTGCGGCGTTCCTGGCGAAGGAGCACGGCGTCCCGGTGGTGCCGGTCGCGCACCGTGGGACGTACGCCGCGATGCCGCGCGGCCAGGGCTGGCCCTCGCCGGGCCGTCGGCAGCTCACGATCCGCTTCGGCGAGCCGTTGGTGGCCGGCGAGGACGAGTCGGTGCGCGAGTTCGCGCCGCGGATCAAGGATGCCGTCGCCGCGCTCCTGGACGAGGACCGCAGCACCTGGTGGGAGGCCCGCAAGCGGGTCGCCGCGGGCGCCGTACCCGATCCGTCCGGGCCGCAGGTCGCCCAGTGGCGGCGGGTGTGGGAGCAGACCGAGTCCCCGGTCGCCGAGGCGCCCACGCGACGGCTGGCGGCCTGGCGACGCTGA
- a CDS encoding phage holin family protein produces the protein MIRLLVSFVIQLAANALGLLVADWVLEDVEVSGTAFLVAVVIFTVVYAIAQPFLTQLALSKATALRGATALVATLIGLIITSLVSDGLSISGGLTWLEATVIVWIVSLLGTLILPLIFVKKKVGEKRG, from the coding sequence ATGATCCGGTTACTGGTCAGCTTCGTCATACAGCTGGCGGCCAACGCGCTCGGCCTGCTCGTGGCCGACTGGGTGCTGGAGGACGTCGAGGTGTCGGGCACGGCCTTCCTGGTCGCCGTCGTGATCTTCACGGTCGTCTACGCGATCGCCCAGCCGTTCCTGACGCAGCTCGCGCTGAGCAAGGCGACGGCGCTGCGTGGCGCGACGGCCCTGGTGGCGACGCTGATCGGGCTGATCATCACGTCGCTGGTCTCCGACGGGCTCTCGATCTCGGGTGGTCTCACGTGGCTCGAGGCGACGGTCATCGTCTGGATCGTGTCGCTGCTCGGCACGCTGATCCTGCCGTTGATCTTCGTGAAGAAGAAGGTCGGGGAGAAGCGCGGCTGA
- a CDS encoding HAD-IB family hydrolase, with the protein MPGTQSSISERLDGQHVLLTGVTGFVGEALLHLMLAKVPGVRVTVLVRPKGSTSGTARTASLLKKPIFADVVEAAGGIEELMAARVGVLEGDLYDAPELPSGLDAIVHCAGDVSFDPPVDDGFRTNVQGARELLARVREAGPDIHYVHISTAYVAGRRRGSIPEGPVPQVVDLEAELAWGLGQRQAIEHRSRGTEVLTAERKKAEKEHSRAGLLTAANATEEARKQWVKDELVRVGAERARSLGWTDCYTFTKALGERIVEEHARTNRVSIVRPSIIESALVSPYPGWIEGFKMMEPLILAYGRGELPEMPGAADTTVDVVPVDHVVAAIVAVLAHPPEVGTPAYFHVSSGDRNPLTFRTLYQNVRAYFDAHPFKSGDRGATRLPEWRFPGSQSVERLLSTSERAFKVADYVIGHAPRSDRTRDLARKLDQQGRRLEFLRRYLGLYQEYAQAELQFSDINTLALYRSLSEEDQETFAFDTAVVDWKVYLQDIHCPAVTAPIRRLDEVRAARRKPSATAPKPLVEKPDIAAFFDMDGTLLSSNVIETYLWLRLQELSGSERFAELSRIAAKVPSLVQAERRERSAFLRSVYREYDGARLADLDAIADEHLTDHILTRLSPAAVRKIREHRAAGHRTVLITGAIRPLTRPLIPLFDHIEAAELAVDERGVCTGYLASSPLVGESRAAWMRQYAADHGIDLASSYGYADSHSDLPLLEAVGRPVAVRPDVPLFRHARKARWTIVDWQSSSSNTRTLNPAGG; encoded by the coding sequence ATGCCCGGAACTCAGAGCTCGATCTCGGAGCGACTCGACGGGCAGCACGTCCTCCTCACCGGTGTCACCGGGTTCGTGGGAGAGGCGCTGCTGCACCTGATGCTCGCGAAGGTGCCCGGCGTGCGCGTCACGGTGCTGGTGCGCCCCAAGGGCTCGACGTCCGGCACCGCCCGGACCGCGTCGCTGCTCAAGAAGCCGATCTTCGCCGACGTCGTCGAGGCCGCGGGCGGCATCGAGGAGCTGATGGCGGCGCGGGTCGGCGTCCTCGAGGGCGACCTGTACGACGCTCCCGAGCTGCCCTCCGGCCTGGACGCGATCGTCCACTGCGCCGGTGACGTGTCCTTCGACCCACCGGTCGACGACGGCTTCCGCACCAACGTGCAGGGGGCGCGCGAGCTGCTGGCGCGGGTCCGTGAGGCCGGGCCGGACATCCACTACGTGCACATCTCGACGGCGTACGTCGCGGGGCGTCGCCGCGGCAGCATCCCCGAGGGGCCGGTGCCGCAGGTCGTCGACCTGGAGGCCGAGCTGGCCTGGGGACTCGGTCAGCGCCAGGCGATCGAGCACCGCTCGCGGGGCACCGAGGTGCTCACCGCCGAGCGCAAGAAGGCCGAGAAGGAGCACAGTCGGGCCGGCCTGCTGACGGCGGCCAACGCCACCGAGGAGGCCCGCAAGCAGTGGGTCAAGGACGAGCTGGTCCGCGTCGGTGCCGAGCGGGCCCGCAGCCTCGGCTGGACCGACTGCTACACGTTCACCAAGGCCCTCGGCGAGCGCATCGTCGAGGAGCACGCGCGCACCAACCGGGTCTCGATCGTGCGCCCGAGCATCATCGAGTCCGCGCTCGTCTCGCCGTACCCCGGCTGGATCGAGGGCTTCAAGATGATGGAGCCGCTGATCCTGGCCTACGGCCGCGGCGAGCTGCCGGAGATGCCCGGGGCTGCTGACACCACCGTCGACGTCGTGCCCGTCGACCACGTCGTCGCCGCGATCGTCGCCGTCCTCGCACACCCGCCGGAGGTCGGCACCCCGGCGTACTTCCACGTCTCGTCGGGCGACCGCAACCCGCTGACCTTCCGGACGCTCTACCAGAACGTCCGCGCCTACTTCGACGCCCACCCGTTCAAGTCCGGCGACCGCGGGGCGACCCGGCTGCCCGAGTGGCGCTTCCCGGGCTCGCAGTCCGTCGAGCGGCTGCTCAGCACCAGCGAGCGCGCGTTCAAGGTGGCCGACTACGTCATCGGCCACGCGCCGCGCAGCGATCGCACGCGTGACCTGGCGCGCAAGCTCGACCAGCAGGGCCGGCGGCTGGAGTTCCTGCGGCGCTACCTCGGGCTCTACCAGGAGTACGCCCAGGCGGAGCTGCAGTTCTCCGACATCAACACGCTGGCCCTCTACCGCTCGCTGTCCGAGGAGGACCAGGAGACGTTCGCGTTCGACACCGCGGTCGTCGACTGGAAGGTCTACCTGCAGGACATCCACTGCCCGGCCGTGACCGCGCCGATCCGCCGTCTCGACGAGGTGCGGGCCGCGCGCCGGAAGCCGAGCGCGACGGCCCCCAAGCCGCTCGTCGAGAAGCCCGACATCGCGGCGTTCTTCGACATGGACGGGACGCTGCTGTCCTCCAACGTCATCGAGACCTACCTGTGGCTGCGGCTGCAGGAGCTCTCGGGGTCCGAGAGGTTCGCCGAGCTGAGCCGGATCGCCGCGAAGGTGCCGAGCCTCGTGCAGGCCGAGCGGCGCGAGCGGAGCGCGTTCCTGCGCTCCGTCTACCGGGAGTACGACGGTGCGCGGCTCGCCGACCTCGACGCCATCGCCGACGAGCACCTCACCGACCACATCCTCACGCGGCTGTCGCCGGCCGCCGTCCGCAAGATCCGCGAGCACCGCGCCGCCGGCCACCGGACCGTGTTGATCACCGGCGCCATCCGGCCGCTCACCCGGCCGCTGATCCCGCTCTTCGACCACATCGAGGCGGCCGAGCTGGCCGTCGACGAGCGGGGCGTGTGCACGGGCTACCTCGCCTCCTCGCCGCTGGTGGGGGAGTCGCGGGCGGCGTGGATGCGGCAGTACGCCGCGGACCACGGCATCGACCTGGCGTCGTCGTACGGCTATGCGGACTCCCACTCCGACCTGCCGCTGCTGGAGGCCGTGGGGCGCCCGGTCGCCGTACGGCCCGACGTGCCGCTCTTCCGGCACGCCCGCAAGGCGCGCTGGACGATCGTCGACTGGCAGAGCTCGAGCTCCAACACCCGCACCCTCAACCCGGCAGGGGGCTAG
- a CDS encoding peroxiredoxin, producing MTGLELGGPAPDFTLRDQFGQDVSLSSYRDKKAVAILFYPYAFSGVCTGEMTGVRNRLDEFLTFETEVLAISCDPVYALRAFADQDGLNFPLLSDFWPHGEVARAFEVFDEAKGCPRRSSYVVDKQGRLRWAVHNAMPEGRDLDEHLRQLTAAV from the coding sequence ATGACCGGACTCGAGCTCGGGGGACCTGCACCCGACTTCACCCTGCGCGACCAGTTCGGCCAGGATGTCTCGCTCTCGTCGTACCGCGACAAGAAGGCGGTCGCGATCCTCTTCTACCCCTACGCGTTCTCCGGTGTCTGCACCGGCGAGATGACCGGGGTCCGCAACCGGCTCGACGAGTTCCTGACCTTCGAGACCGAGGTGCTCGCGATCTCGTGCGACCCGGTCTACGCGCTGCGGGCCTTCGCCGACCAGGACGGGCTCAACTTCCCGTTGCTGTCGGACTTCTGGCCGCACGGCGAGGTCGCCCGCGCCTTCGAGGTCTTCGACGAGGCCAAGGGCTGCCCGCGGCGGTCGTCGTACGTCGTCGACAAGCAGGGCCGGCTGCGCTGGGCCGTGCACAACGCGATGCCCGAGGGCCGCGACCTCGACGAGCACCTGCGCCAGCTCACGGCCGCCGTCTAG
- a CDS encoding AMP-binding protein has product MPVLPKVLAGIDAGGTTLKVLGRAGVLRPHSPIALARAAKALKDWGVGPAGGFTAAALLDPRRTAIVDELGSLTYDEVHRRSNALARALADLGVSAGDGVAVMCRNHRGFIDASLATAKLGADILYLNTAFAGPQLVDVIERERPRVVIHDEEFAGLLAGADVAERVLAWVDGPTDLATLETLIGSSSDEDLPPAGRNGRIVILTSGTTGTPKGAPRSEAGVEAAVSLLSRMPLHYGWRTHIAAPLFHTWGFAHLALAMLLGSTMVLRRKFDPEGFLDVIESERCDSVVVIPVMLQRTLGLPDETLDRYDLSRVRVVASSGSALPGDLALEWMDRFGDHLYNMYGSTEVAYASIATPEDLRAAPAAAGRPPYATIVKILDPDGRELPPGETGRIFVGNGLLFEGYTGGGGKEVVDGLMSTGDVGRFDEDGRLHVSGRDDEMIVSGGENVFPKEVEDTLMRHEAVVEVAAIGVEDPEFGQRLRAYVVANGDVSEDELKGHVKDNLARFKVPREIVFIDELPRNATGKVLKRELSSD; this is encoded by the coding sequence GTGCCCGTGCTCCCCAAGGTCCTCGCTGGCATCGATGCCGGTGGGACGACGCTCAAGGTCCTCGGCAGGGCCGGCGTGCTCCGGCCGCACAGCCCGATCGCGCTTGCCCGGGCCGCCAAGGCGCTCAAGGACTGGGGGGTCGGCCCGGCCGGCGGGTTCACCGCGGCCGCGCTGCTCGACCCCCGCCGTACCGCCATCGTCGACGAGCTCGGCTCCCTGACGTACGACGAGGTGCACCGGCGCTCCAACGCGCTGGCCCGGGCGCTCGCCGATCTCGGCGTCTCCGCCGGCGACGGCGTCGCGGTGATGTGCCGCAACCACCGGGGCTTCATCGACGCGAGCCTCGCGACCGCCAAGCTCGGCGCCGACATCCTCTACCTCAACACCGCCTTCGCGGGACCTCAGCTGGTCGACGTCATCGAGCGGGAACGGCCACGGGTGGTCATCCACGACGAGGAGTTCGCTGGGCTGCTCGCCGGCGCCGACGTCGCCGAGCGGGTCCTCGCCTGGGTCGACGGCCCCACCGACCTGGCCACCCTCGAGACGCTGATCGGCTCGAGCTCCGACGAGGACCTCCCGCCCGCGGGCCGCAACGGCCGGATCGTGATCCTGACGTCCGGGACGACCGGGACCCCCAAGGGCGCGCCCCGCAGCGAGGCGGGCGTCGAGGCCGCCGTCTCCCTGCTGTCGCGGATGCCGCTGCACTACGGCTGGCGGACCCACATTGCCGCTCCGCTCTTCCACACCTGGGGCTTCGCGCACCTCGCCCTGGCGATGCTGCTCGGGTCGACGATGGTGCTGCGCCGCAAGTTCGACCCGGAGGGGTTCCTCGACGTGATCGAGTCCGAGCGCTGCGACTCGGTCGTGGTGATCCCGGTGATGCTCCAGCGGACCCTGGGACTGCCCGACGAGACCCTCGACCGCTACGACCTGTCCCGGGTCCGGGTCGTCGCCTCGTCCGGCTCGGCGCTGCCGGGAGACCTGGCGCTGGAGTGGATGGACCGGTTCGGCGACCACCTCTACAACATGTACGGCTCGACCGAGGTGGCCTACGCCTCGATCGCCACGCCCGAGGACCTGCGCGCCGCGCCCGCAGCGGCCGGCAGGCCGCCGTACGCGACGATCGTGAAGATCCTCGACCCCGACGGCCGCGAGCTGCCGCCGGGGGAGACCGGTCGCATCTTCGTCGGCAACGGGCTGCTCTTCGAGGGCTACACCGGCGGCGGTGGCAAGGAGGTCGTCGACGGGCTGATGTCGACCGGCGACGTCGGACGCTTCGACGAGGACGGCCGGCTCCACGTGTCGGGCCGCGACGACGAGATGATCGTCTCCGGCGGGGAGAACGTCTTCCCCAAGGAGGTCGAGGACACGCTGATGCGCCACGAGGCTGTCGTCGAGGTGGCGGCGATCGGCGTCGAGGACCCCGAGTTCGGGCAGCGGCTGAGGGCGTACGTCGTGGCCAACGGCGACGTCAGCGAGGACGAGCTCAAGGGCCACGTGAAGGACAACCTGGCCCGGTTCAAGGTGCCGCGGGAGATCGTCTTCATCGACGAGCTGCCCCGCAACGCGACCGGCAAGGTGCTCAAGCGGGAGCTCTCCAGCGACTGA